A region of Micromonas commoda chromosome 4, complete sequence DNA encodes the following proteins:
- a CDS encoding predicted protein, with the protein MPIGERCLVRVQPTYAYLHPSCARPPPLGVDVEDDIWLDVESVRASSCATRIRIDATRTRTDGARGQTGDKDGYPQEPPPVVHKTVTREGEGWESPRPPFEVVLELVGRVCAPAGPNEEGPNASSVFAPRTRVRCVSGDGTLPAPLSAAVDTMRVGERSTVWCEPGAYLEDFVVCNRRVPAAGVAAGVEFELALESMVHVRDLFGDGVVFKRREKEGAGEFPADCPVHDCACSVHFSVRVCPSGGGFSGGFSDTAGAINYDTAGADPTVVYDTRDALGEPLQFQLGCGTLPEALETSFRLAVPGEVFRVVLNDATHPRHGYVGGDQPGASAVFAALAEFTGDPKESSLALEFVAELVSFDRPVNWHRASLSAMLDEARKLKDEGNELLAGGKLALARSKYEKTVRNLEGLRGLDPAEHEAVYDLRRKTTLNLAAALQRSGEHAAAIARLEKLLDEDPDDAKALWRRSVSFLATHEHAAARSDLSRCAEIDPSTAEEVRAQLRKVERREIEGAARERAVAEKALG; encoded by the coding sequence atgcCCATCGGCGAGCGGTGCCTGGTGCGGGTCCAGCCGACGTACGCGTACCTGCACCCGAGTTGCGCCCGTCCCCCGCCCCTCGgggtggacgtcgaggatgaCATCTggctcgacgtcgagtcgGTTCGAGCGTCCAGCTGTGCGACCCGGATACGAATCGACGCGACTCGGACACGAACGGACGGGGCACGAGGACAGACGGGGGACAAGGACGGATACCCACAAGAaccgccgcccgtcgtgCACAAGACGGTGACGAGGGAGGGCGAGGGTTGGGAGAGCCCGAGGCCGCCGTTcgaggtcgtcctcgagctcgtcggccgCGTGTGCGCACCGGCCGGACCAAACGAGGAGGGACCaaacgcgtcgtccgtgttcgcgccgaggacgcgcgtcCGGTGCGTCAGCGGGGACGGGACGCTGcccgcgcccctctccgccgcggtggacaccATGAGGGTGGGCGAGCGATCGACGGTGTGGTGCGAGCCCGGCGCATACCTCGAAGACTTTGTGGTGTGCAACCGCcgcgtgcccgccgccggcgtcgccgccggggtggaGTTTGAGTTGGCGCTGGAGTCCATGGTCCACGTGCGGGATctcttcggcgacggcgtcgtatTCAAGCGCAGGGagaaggagggcgcgggggagttCCCCGCGGACTGCCCCGTGCACGACTGCGCGTGCTCTGTTCACTTCTCCGTCCGCGTCTGTCCGTCCGGGGGCGGTTTTAGCGGCGGTTTTtccgacacagctggcgccaTTAATtacgacacagctggcgccgaCCCCACGGTGGTGTACGACACCCGGGACGCGCTGGGCGAGCCCCTGCAGTTTCAGCTCGGATGCGGAACCCTTccggaggcgctggagacgTCGTTCAGGCTCGCCGTGCCGGGGGAGGTTTTCCGCGTCGTCctgaacgacgcgacgcatCCGAGGCACGGATACGTCGGGGGGGACCAGCCCGGCGCATCCGCGGTTTTCGCGGCTTTGGCCGAGTTCACCGGGGATCCAAAAGAGAGCTCTCTCGCGCTGGAGTttgtcgccgagctcgtgagCTTCGACAGGCCCGTCAACTggcaccgcgcgagcctttcggcgatgctcgacgaggcgaggaagCTCAAGGACGAGGGGAacgagctgctcgcggggGGCAagctggcgctggcgaggtCCAAGTACGAGAAGACGGTTCGTAACTTGGAGGGTCTGAGGGGTTTGGACCCCGCGGAGCACGAGGCGGTGTACGACCTGAGGCGAAAGACGACGctgaacctcgccgccgcgctgcaaCGATCGggcgagcacgccgccgccatcgcgaggctcgagaAGCTTCTGGACGAGGATccggacgacgccaaggcACTGTGGCGTCGTTCGGTGTCCTTCCTCGCGACTCACGAACacgcggcggctcggtcgGATCTGTCGCGGTGCGCGGAGATTGacccgtccaccgcggaggaggttcGGGCGCAGCTTCGGAAGGTGGAGCGTAGGGAgatcgagggcgcggcgagggagcgagccgtcgcggagaaggcgctggGGTGA